Proteins encoded by one window of Carassius auratus strain Wakin chromosome 8, ASM336829v1, whole genome shotgun sequence:
- the LOC113107969 gene encoding nuclear receptor ROR-beta-like, whose amino-acid sequence MRAQIEVIPCKICGDKSSGIHYGVITCEGCKGFFRRSQQNNAIYSCSRQRNCLIDRTNRNRCQHCRLQKCLALGMSRDAVKFGRMSKKQRDSLYAEVQKHQQSQERAGGLGNGVPAHAGDEVGEKGSSHGRAYSRGSSTTLSDLDDITMLPDGLLFDLPLTPEEAADYCSLELLGGSSGSSSSSQSSPEPNRQEFSDTTHIKHEYQTLHETGLYTRSLLNPPEGCSLMEIERITQNVVKSHIETSQYSTEELKRFAWTLYTPEEMRVYQNKSTEMMWQQFAVFITNAIQYVVEFAKRISGFMDLSQNDQIILLKAGCLDVLLIRMCRAYNPINNTLLFDGKFASPQLFKALGCDDLVGAVFEMAKTLSRLQLSEEEMALFTATVLLSPDRPWLTDAQKVQKLQEKVYVALQHCLHKSGAPEEKLAKMVSKLPMMKSICNLHIDKLEFFHLLHPETAFNFPALYREVFCSEISFPDSTEG is encoded by the exons ATGAGAG CACAAATCGAAGTAATCCCATGCAAGATTTGCGGGGACAAGTCATCGGGCATCCACTATGGGGTGATCACTTGTGAGGGCTGCAAG GGCTTCTTCCGCCGAAGTCAGCAGAACAATGCGATATACTCCTGCTCCAGGCAGAGGAACTGCCTTATTGACCGAACCAATCGCAACCGCTGTCAACACTGCCGCCTGCAGAAGTGTCTGGCGTTAGGCATGAGCCGCGATG CGGTGAAGTTTGGACGCATGTCAAAAAAGCAGCGTGACAGCCTCTATGCAGAGGTTCAGAAGCACCAGCAGTCTCAGGAGAGGGCAGGGGGTTTGGGCAATGGTGTACCCGCTCATGCTGGTGATGAGGTCGGGGAGAAAGGCAGCAGTCACGGCCGGGCCTACAGTCGGGGCTCCAGCACCACACTTAGTGACCTGGATGATATAACCATGCTACCAGACGGTCTTCTCTTTGATCTGCCGCTCACTCCGGAGGAAGCTGCTGACTACTGCAGCCTAGAGCTGCTGGGAGGAAGCAGTGGGAGCAGTTCGTCCTCCCAGAGTTCTCCTGAGCCGAACAGACAGGAGTTTAGTGACACGACACACATCAAACACGAGTACCAGACCCTCCACGAGACGGGACTTTACACACGCTCATTACTTAACCCACCTGAAGGCTGTTCCTTGATGGAAATCG AACGGATTACACAGAATGTGGTCAAATCCCACATCGAGACGAGTCAGTACAGCACGGAAGAATTGAAAAGATTTGCTTGGACCCTCTACACACCTGAGGAGATGCGTGTCTACCAAAACAAG TCCACAGAGATGATGTGGCAGCAGTTTGCTGTGTTCATCACGAATGCCATCCAGTATGTGGTGGAGTTTGCCAAACGCATCTCTGGATTCATGGATTTGTCTCAAAATGACCAGATTATCCTTCTCAAAGCAG GCTGCCTGGACGTGCTGTTGATCCGAATGTGTCGGGCCTACAACCCCATCAACAACACGCTGTTGTTTGATGGAAAGTTCGCAAGCCCTCAGCTCTTTAAAGCTCTCG GTTGTGATGATCTGGTTGGTGCTGTGTTTGAGATGGCTAAAACCCTGAGTCGGCTACAGCTGTCTGAAGAGGAGATGGCTCTGTTTACCGCCACTGTGCTTCTGTCTCCAG ACCGTCCTTGGTTAACAGATGCTCAGAAGGTGCAGAAACTTCAGGAGAAGGTCTATGTTGCATTGCAACACTGTCTTCATAAAAGTGGTGCCCCTGAGGAGAAACTGGCAAAG ATGGTGTCCAAGTTGCCCATGATGAAGTCTATTTGTAACCTCCATATTGATAAGCTGGAGTTTTTCCATCTGCTTCACCCAGAAACGGCCTTCAACTTCCCTGCTCTCTACAGAGAGGTTTTCTGCAGCGAGATCTCCTTTCCAGACTCCACTGAGGGCTAA